The Arachis ipaensis cultivar K30076 chromosome B03, Araip1.1, whole genome shotgun sequence region gatgagagaccccaTTAACTtaacaccttaaggttttgagttggatgtggtgtcttctcatcttatgttctctcacttgattcctccccgaaaTCTCCCCGGTGGTTGAGAGCTCTCCACGgttggcccaacaagtggtatcagagccgatagtttaatcggtctggttttaaagggtattcaaggtgaagcatcgaaagtcttcCCAGCAAAGGTGGTCCGGGCGGCGTGTCCCGCGGTGTTTTGCGGCGgtgtgatggacgaatactcGTGGTGGTGGttttgacaccttaaggttttgagttggatgtggtgtcttctcatcttatgttctctcacttgattcaTCCCCGAAATCTCCCCGGTGGTTGAGAGCTCTCCACACTTCTAGAGACCCTTCAGTTGGGGCTTATCATTTTATTTTGGGAGTTAGGAATATCTTCTGTCTCATATAACAACAACATATAAATATCACCTGTACATTCTGCTAGTAATTTTAATCATCCATTGAATTTTTTAAGTAATATGTGAATTTAGAGGTTTTATAATCGGATTTTTGAGGGATGATGGATATAAAAGTTAAAGTAGAATTAGTTGATGTAGTTTGTGTAAGTAATTAGAAATATACCAAAAAGCATTCTTATATGTTAGTAGCAGAATAATTATGAGACTTTATATCTATACTCTGCAAATATAATTAAAAGTGCCATCCAATTATATTTTTTTCGATTAGTATAAATTCATTCACCCGAAAAAAAGGGAGGAAAATGACGAAGCTTAGTTTCAACTTAATAATGTAAGTGTAAGGAAGGtgaaagagagaggaagagagagatatttgaaaattgaaagaaaaaatgttAAGAGAAACTTATTATTGATGTGTGTCAAAGATTTAGAATTAGTAGTTATTTATATAGTAATATaaagggataagtatgattttggtcccaaaGTAGAGGctaaaaatttatttcgtcccccAACTTTTTTTCGCTctaaaatggtccccaaagtttcagtttattttaaaatcgtcctttggaCGAAAATACCCTCCCCTCCCCTCCCATCTTCTTCCTCAACacccctcttcttcctcaacattAACGGAAGCAGAAGCAGATGCACAAacgcagaaaaaaaaaaacaaccaacaatggataacaacaacaacaatgacaaaTTGAAAATCAGAAGAACAGCAAGCAGAAGCGGAAGAACAGCAGCAAGCAAAGCTGAACCCAGAACTCAAACAAACAACAATAAAACTCAGAATCATCTGAACTCAGAACTCGGAAAAATAATCATCATCAAAACTCAGAAAATCATAATCTGAACTCAAACAAACAACAATAAAACTCAGAATCATCTGAACTCAAACAAACACCAATATAAGAACAACAACCCAGAACTCAAAATCATCGTCATCGTCAAAACTCAGAACCCAAAATCAGAAAAATGAAAACCCATAACTTAGAACTCAATCGATAATGGAATAAAAAGAACAATCAAgcagaaccaccaccaccaccagtatcatcatagtcatcatcatcatcattttcagaAAAATCAAGCAACATGCACTTTAAACAATAATCAACAACcagaaatttcacaaaaaattcagttcagaagaagaagaagaaatggtggTGCTGCTGGTGCAGGGCGGCAGGGAGGCAGGGCGGCGTGGCggcgagaaagaagaagaagaagaggaagaagaagaagaagaagaagaagaaattgtggTGGTGCGGTGGTGCAGGGCGGCGAGGCGGCGGGGCGgcggggaagaagaagaagaaatggaaatGGTGGTGGTGCGGggtaaaaaagacgattttaaaacaaactgaaactttggggaccattttagagtgaaaaaaagttgggggacgaaataaattttcagcctctaccttagggaccaaaatcatacttatccctaaTATAAACTAACTTAGAACTAAAGAAACAAAGCACTAATAACTACCTAATAGATTTGGCAGTTATAACTAATTTTTGCTAAATCAAAAaattttcataatactctttTATATATGCTAATATTTTTCCTCTCTCCCAATTTAGGATTATTTTAAAGCCAATCTGAATTTGCATTTTAGTTTATCAATGCTAGTTGAAGACAATAATTTTGTAAGCACATGTGTCACTTATTCAGACAAGAAGATGTAAGATACAGTAATAGTACCTTTGATTACccgattttttataaaataaagatttaactcaaaatattttgttttattgtatAAGATCAGATTATACTCAGTAGTAGCAGAATAATATAAGGTAAGCAATGGACACCAAATCCTGTATTTATTCGATAGATATGTTAGTTAGTTTTATGGTGAACAATGTAGATGGCACTGAAAGATAGGGAAGAAGAGATATAAACCTGAGATCACTAAAAGTAAAGAGCTGCTAATCAATAACTTAGAGCCAgccttctcttaattttagggcaaaaaaccatattaagccacatgcagaaaagtttaatcaaaatacgtcaaacaaaaatttgtttcagcaataagccaagaggcatttttatataaatcgaaccaccaaggttcgaactgtATTagctagtaattcgaaccaacttgGTTCGAACTACTACTGGAAAAGTTTGAATAATTCGAACCGGATAGGTTCGAACCAAGAAAGCATGTAATTCGAACctggttggttcgaattatgggGAGAGAGCTTGGttgtagtaattcgaaccaggctggttcgaattacatgctttcttggttcgaaccaacctggttcgaacCAAAGAGAGGTTGAttgtagtaattcgaaccagcttggttcgaattacatgtatcATGGTTCGAACCAGGTTAGTTCGAATTAGTACGAATCAGAGCTCTATATAAACGCTGTAAACGTGAATTGCTCTCATTAGAGGAcataagatggctagtgaggaggagAGTTTTGCTGTTTTGGTACACCACAAAGGATCCATCAAGAGGAAAACTCGGTCGCAGTTCAGTCAGCATTTGGTGAAGTGTattgaggccaacttgaagacggccaggtgcttcacggtgacgtTGTATGACCGTgataactccgagttcaccgtaGCGGAGACCACTCCGACTGGTACTTTCTCATTGGGTACTTACCGAGTATCGCTTGCCTCCCGGACATGTGACTGTGGGTACTTTCAGGCGCTTCATTTCCCGTGTCAGCACGCACTTGCATGCTGTGCCTACGCACGTGTGAGCTGGAACTCCTATGTTCATAGCGTCTATCAGATTAGCTCGGTGTTCAATGTCTATCGGATGGGATTCACACCTCCAATCCCGGAGGGCTTCTGGCCACCCTACGATGGGCCCACGGTGATTCCGGACCCAAACAGAAGGCGTGCGAGAGAGGGTAGGCCTAGATCCACAAGGATACGGACGAATATGGATGACGCAGATCCAAACAGGCCAAAACGGTGTGGCCTTTGTCGCCAACCCGGACACACTAGACGTAGATGCCCACAGGTAGTAGGATCGTCTCAGACAGGGCGAAATTAGTTTCCATGATGTTATTGTTAGTGTTATTTACATTTAAGTTGTCTTGTTAGATGCATTGCTTGACCACGAATGTAACTTGTTGAGATTAATGCATTGAACTTTGGTATTTGTGAGTAGTAATGAATATGTTGTCTTTCATTAGAAGTTATGCTACAGGACTCGTTGATCCTCATTTTAATAACTAAACAAAATCATTATACCTTATCATGTTTCATTTAATACAAATAGTTAGGAACAACATACATAAACAGAGCACTACATAACAAGAAAACTACACCTAACTATCATACATGACTGAAATAGAGGAAACAAAATACATGAAATGTGACTCATCTAAACAGATGCGAACCAGTACCACAGCGAGGTGCTACCCGTGCCCTCTGACCTCGACGGACAAGCGGCTCCTCATCCTCtatctcatcctcctcctcctgcgGAGCAGGCTGTACTGGTGGCGCAACACGCAACGGTGCTGCAGACGATCCTGCGATAGACTCTGATGCAGCGGTGAAGGCGGATGTAGGGGTACCTCCAAGACGAAACTGCTGACCAGCGGATGAGGATGGAGGCTCGTTCAGATCAACATCTAAGGGGGCCTGGATCCCTGAGGTCTGGCCAGCTCTGCGGGGGGTCACCTCAGCCTGCATGATGGCGGTGATCTCATCTAGGAAGCGTGGCTCCACCACTGAAGGAACTGATGAGACGGTCCAGGGTCGGCAACAATCTCGAACCTCAATACACTGTCATGACGAGCGTCCCAGTATGCATGCCACTTCGGCATGGAAGAGGGGAACCATCGATCGCCGCCTCTCCCGTCCTTggacatcagaaagtcgatgttcaaGGCGGGACGCGGAGGGGCCTGTACCCCTCCAAACTGAGGAAGAACACGAtctatctgatgccactctatgacaGCAAAGTAGATCAGCGCGGTCACACTGCGCCACACCGCCATGTGCCGAGGCTCCAAAACCTCCGGGTGCAACACCTGAAGTACGTCGGGGCTACTGTACGGCATCCATATAAACTGCAGAACAAACCGACCCTTATCAGGGCAACTGTACGACCCAAGTGTAAAATATTTAACTAAAATGCATCAGTTATTAATTAGCAGACTAACCTCCCTGGACTGTAACCGGTCTATCCTAAGCCTCCACGACCGCACTCTCGGACCCTTCTCGCTACCGGAAGGGTTGTAACCTGCCCATCTGCACCATACACATGAGTTACATATACTAATATCTGTGTTTACATTATGCAATAGAGTATTAACATACACGCAATTCTCTAAGTCATATTGAAAAAGAATAGGCCCAGTATAGTACCTCGACGCCAACGGCCAGCTGAACGTCTCATATCCTGCAGGCCTAAACTGAGGAAACCGCCAAAAGATCCAAGACTGCAGTAGCTGGAGCGGGCCCGCTAACTTCACAACATGTCTGTTTGCCACTctgcacatgcaccggtacaaccaggCCAGTGCTGCCGAACCCCAGCTGTACGTACCCAGCTCCTCCAGCCTCGCTACATATGGAAGCCATCTAATGTGAATCCGGTTGCCAGACTTGTCCGCAAACAACTGCGTGCCTAgcaacatcatgatgtacgcacggACATATCGGCGAACAGTGTCATCATCTGCATCCTCAGGGCACTCACCAAAGGTCTCCTGAAACCAGCTGCAGTTCACTGCGTACTTCTGAACCTGACTGGGAGGAGGTATAACTCCTAGCAACTCCTGGAACCAGACCCAGGGTGGACGGCCTCCATCGATGTATATATGGAACTCTGACAAGCACCCGCTCACGTAACGGCCATCGACTGGCAAACCcagctggtatgccacgtcctggagtgtgatcgtgcactctccgaacgacATATGAAAAGTGTGCGTCTCGGGACGCCATCTCTCAACGAATGCACTGACGAGCGCCTCGTCTAGCCGGAACCACCGGTCGTTCAGCCGTGCAAGATGGTATAGCCCTGCCATCTGCAAGTATGGAACGTATCTGTCATCAAGacgcatgccctgctgccgccNNNNNNNNNNNNNNNNNNNNNNNNNNNNNNNNNNNNNNNNNNNNNNNNNNNNNNNNNNNNNNNNNNNNNNNNNNNNNNNNNNNNNNNNNNNNNNNNNNNNNNNNNNNNNNNNNNNNNNNNNNNNNNNNNNNNNNNNNNNNNNNNNNNNNNNNNNNNNNNNNNNNNNNNNNNNNNNNNNNNNNNNNNNNNNNNNNNNNNNNNNNNNNNNNNNNNNNNNNNNNNNNNNNNNNNNNNNNNNNNNNNNNNNNNNNNNNNNNNNNNNNNNNNNNNNNNNNNNNNNNNNNNNNNNNNNNNNNNNNNNNNNNNNNNNNNNNNNNNNNNNNNNNNNNNNNNNNNNNNNNNNNNNNNNNNNNNNNNNNNNNNNNNNNNNNNNNNNNNNNNNNNNNNNNNNNNNNNNNNNNNNNNNNNNNNNNNNNNNNNNNNNNNNNNNNNNNNNNNNNNNNNNNNNNNNNNNNNNNNNNNNNNNNNNNNNNNNNNNNNNNNNNNNNNNNNNNNNNNNNNNNNNNNNNNNNNNNNNNNNNNNNNNNNNNNNNNNNNNNNNNNNNNNNNNNNNNNNNNNNNNNNNNNNNNNNNNNNNNNNNNNNNNNNNNNNNNNNNNNNNNNNNNNNNNNNNNNNNNNNNNNNNNNNNNNNNNNNNNNNNNNNNNNNNNNNNNNNNNNNNNNNNNNNNNNNNNNNNNNNNNNNNNNNNNNNNNNNNNNNNNNNNNNNNNNNNNNNNNNNNNNNNNNNNNNNNNNNNNNNNNNNNNNNNNNNNNNNNNNNNNNNNNNNNNNNNNNNNNNNNNNNNNNNNNNNNNNNNNNNNNNNNNNNNNNNNNNNNNNNNNNNNNNNNNNNNNNNNNNNNNNNNNNNNNNNNNNNNNNNNNNNNNNNNNNNNNNNNNNNNNNNNNNNNNNNNNNNNNNNNNNNNNNNNNNNNNNNNNNNNNNNNNNNNNNNNNNNNNNNNNNNNNNNNNNNNNNNNNNNNNNNNNNNNNNNNNNNNNNNNNNNNNNNNNNNNNNNNNNNNNNNNNNNNNNNNNNNNNNNNNNNNNNNNNNNNNNNNNNNNNNNNNNNNNNNNNNNNNNNNNNNNNNNNNNNNNNNNNNNNNNNNNNNNNNNNNNNNNNNNNNNNNNNNNNNNNNNNNNNNNNNNNNNNNNNNNNNNNNNNNNNNNNNNNNNNNNNNNNNNNNNNNNNNNNNNNNNNNNNNNNNNNNNNNNNNACAGGACTCGTTGATCCTCATTTTAATAACTAAACGAAATCATTATACCTTGTCATGTATCATTTAATACAAATAGTCAACATCCCCGAACACAAGTTACGAACAACATACATAAACAGAGCACTACATAACAAGAAAACTACACCTAACTATCATACATGACTGAAATAGAGGAAACAACATACATGAAATGTGACTCATCTAAACAGATGCGAACCAGTACCACAGCGACGTGCTACCCGTGCCCTCTGACCTCGACGGACAAGCGGCTCCTCATCCTCtatctcatcctcctcctcctgcgGAGCAGGCTGTACTCCTAGCAACTCCTGGAACCAGACCCAGGGTGGACGGCCTCCATCGATGTATATATGGAACTCTGACAGGCACCCGCTCACGTAACGGCCATCGACTGGCAAACCcagctggtatgccacgtcctggagtgtgatcgtgcactctccgaacggcatatgaaacgtgtgcgtctcggGATGCCATCTCTCCACGAATGCATTGACGAGCGCCTCGTCTAGCTGGAACCACCGGTCGTTcagccttgcaagatggtataGCCCTGCCATCTGCAAGTATGGAACGTATCTGTCATCAAGacgcatgccctgctgccgcctCATGCTCCTAATGCATCGCTCGGGCTGCGCATGAAAAGAACCGCATACTGAGATATATAACTACACAGGTTTTACAGTAAACCGGTTCACATAAACCGGTTCACAGTAAACCGGTCTACGTAAACGGGTTTACATAAAACGGTTTCCATAAACAGGTTTACATTAACCATTTTTCTAAATTAAACAGCATAACATTACATGAAAGATAACTAACTGGAaaacaaaccctaaaccacacaacTAAACCGCTAGCATATACCACAATTACCGAGACccattaacaagaaacaaattCAATAAACCGGCTTACTTAAACCACCTAGCATTAAACAACTACCATAAACCACATAAAAAAACCGCTTGCAAAAACCGCTAAcaaaaaccgctaacataaaccaccaacataaaccactacCAAAAACCACTGActtaaaccactaacaaaaaccactaccCTAAACCACCACCCTAAACCACTtacataaaccactaacttaTACCGCTAGCTtaaaccactatcataaaccaCCTACAAGATCCCCTCACCTAAACCGcctacataaaccactaacataaagtaCCATCTAACTAAGATACAAAACCACTAACGCACAACTAACgcttgaataaaaaaaaatttccgtactaacctcgtcgttgatgaccccggctatatgagcgaCTCCGTCCAACCGATATAACCGTGCCGGATCGTCCTCCATCAGCAGACTCGTCCGTTCAGGTCTTTCtcggagagaatctgggtcgttttctctgagattttGTGGGGTAGGGGGGAGGGATAATGGTTCGAATGAGGGTGATTCGAACTCCTTTTATAGTCGAatcacacataattcgaaccagcctggttcgaattatgaaggaGTGCATTAGGAGTAATTCGAACcgacctggttcgaattacatggacTCGAATACAAAgcataattcgaaccaccctggttcgaattatgtatcaGAGAAGTTCGAACTttactggttcgaattatgtatggGAGAAGTTCGAACCATCTTGGTTCGAATTATTCAAAAACGTAGAACACTAAATCGAACcatcttggttcgaattatgaaggagtgcaattcgaaccagcttggttcgaattgtaTTAAAATACACTTTGGCTCATTGCTGAAACGAAATTGTATTTGGCGCATTTTGGTTACAAGTTTCTTGCTCTGGCTCAATATGGTTTTTTGCCCTTAATTTTATGTTACTATAaggtgtatatatattatttgaatATAATTCAATTGTTTAAGAAGAACAAATGCTGGTTTTAGCACTAAATCCAACGAATGAGTATAGAAAATGTCACGTGATACGATAAATCTTAAGGAACGTTAAATGCTCACTGTCACACAAATACACAACAAAATTCTTTGGTACATTCTGAATATGTTTATGTGGACTTTTATAAAATCATCATAGATAATTTAAACTTTCAAAGCCTTTATAAATATTTAAGATAGCTAACTAATAAATAGGTTATGTAAATACCATGGTGTTAGGAACTTTTATGATAGTTTATTATACTGTATTTGACATATATTTCTACTTAGTGATATAAATAAGTGACACAATTTGGCCATAAAATTAAAGTGTTACAAGATGATGcattcttaaatataaattctaattttgttttatttttctaagTTACTTTTTTGTAAATAGTTTTGAGTGAAGCGAGTTTGGTTTAGGACAAGTACAACACAGTGCATTGGAGAGTGTTTAGCTTATGACAGCGAATTATGACTTATTTACTATATCAGTGACTCATCTTAATTTTAAAATGGCACTATTCGTGGTAATCATAATAGTAAATATACTTAATAAAAACCATAGTTTTAAATAGggaataagtattgttttggtcccaaCGTTGAGGCTCCGAATCGAAACCGTTCCCATcgtaattttcgatttagaatcattcttaacgttttttttcgtattaaaatcgtccttttaatttttttttggacaaaaataccctcactactaccaacacaattacctcctccaccaccatCACCAACACCAACAGCACCACCACAACCAACACTAACACCAacaccacaaccaccaccaccaccaccaccacaacctcaaccacaaccacaaccacaaccacaaccacaaccaccaccaccaaacagaaacagaaacaacaccaaacagaaacagaaagaacaccaaacagaagcaagaaagcagaggCGAGGTAGAGGTGGCGAGGCttaggaataaattaaaaaaatttattagaaatgacgattttaaatttaaatacgactttaaggatgattttaaataaaaatatacaccAGAGAcagtttcgattctgaccctcaatgtgagagaccaaaacaatacttatcccctTTAAATAATTGCCTTTTATGTTTattgataatttaatttaattaattgaaTGGAACCGTGTTAAATAGATAAATTAAGCCTAACTTTTCATGTATAAACTATATTaatatacttatctatatataaaaaataaNNNNNNNNNNNNNNNNNNNNNNNNNNNNNNNNNNNNNNNNNNNNNNNNNNNNNNNNNNNNNNNNNNNNNNNNNNNNNNNNNNNNNNNNNNNNNNNNNNNNNNNNNNNNNNNNNNNNNNNNNNNNNNNNNNNNNNNNNNNNNNNNNNNNNNNNNNNNNNNNNNNNNNNNNNNNNNNNNNNNNNNNNNNNNNNNNNNNNNNNNNNNNNNNNNNNNNNNNNNNNNNNNNNNNNNNNNNNNNNNNNNNNNNNNNNNNNNNNNNNNNNNNNNNNNNNNNNNNNNNNNNNNNNNNNNNNNNNNNNNNNNNNNNNNNNNNNNNNNNNNNNNNNNNNNNNNNNNNNNNNNNNNNNNNNNNNNNNNNNNNNNNNNNNNNNNNNNNNNNNNNNNNNNNNNNNNNNNNNNNNNNNNNNNNNNNNNNNNNNNNNNNNNNNNNNNNNNNNNNNNNNNNNNNNNNNNNNNNNNNNNNNNNNNNNNNNNNNNNNNNNNNNNNNNNNNNNNNNNNNNNNNNNNNNNNNNNNNNNNNNNNNNNNNNNNNNNNNNNNNNNNNNNNNNNNNNNNNNNNNNNNNNNNNNNNNNNNNNNNNNNNNNNNNNNNNNNNNNNNNNNNNNNNNNNNNNNNNNNNNNNNNNNNNNNNNNNNNNNNNNNNNNNNNNNNNNNNNNNNNNNNNNNNNNNNNNNNNNNNNNNNNNNNNNNNNNNNNNNNNNNNNNNNNNNNNNNNNNNNNNNNNNNNNNNNNNNNNNNNNNNNNNNNNNNNNNNNNNNNNNNNNNNNNNNNNNNNNNNNNNNNNNNNNNNNNNNNNNNNNNNNNNNNNNNNNNNNNNNNNNNNNNNNNNNNNNNNNNNNNNNNNNNNNNNNNNNNNNNNNNNNNNNNNNNNNNNNNNNNNNNNNNNNNNNNNNNNNNNNNNNNNNNNNNNNNNNNNCTTAtctatattatttataaattataatttattaatatatttaaattatttttaagagaaaaaaaatcatttaaattaatttttaaaattttaatatatatctttattaacaaaaatattttttttgaaactaaaaaataagagagatgagttttgagattttaaaaagaataaatttaaaaattttacaatCTCTATTAAATAAAGAGTAAAGATGTAATTTTGATATTATTGGTACATTTTCACTCTGTTTTCATGTATGTAGAAAAAACATTTAAATGTGCCACCATGAGGAACCACGGCAGCAAAATGATGAAACTAGATGAATGAGTCTGGGTTTCTGAGTGTATTCAGGTGTTTCTCGATCTGGGCCAGCCCATGGTCCCAGGTTTgacaggaaaaaaaaaaaagaaaacaaaatacagATCATTGAATACAGCCCATGGTCCCAGGTTTCCAATTTTTCGTATGGGATTTCAGAGCAT contains the following coding sequences:
- the LOC107632503 gene encoding uncharacterized protein LOC107632503, which produces MASEEESFAVLVHHKGSIKRKTRSQFSQHLVKCIEANLKTARCFTVTLYDRDNSEFTVAETTPTGTFSLGTYRVSLASRTCDCGYFQALHFPCQHALACCAYARVSWNSYVHSVYQISSVFNVYRMGFTPPIPEGFWPPYDGPTVIPDPNRRRAREGRPRSTRIRTNMDDADPNRPKRCGLCRQPGHTRRRCPQVVGSSQTGRN
- the LOC107632502 gene encoding serine/threonine-protein phosphatase 7 long form homolog, with protein sequence MRLDDRYVPYLQMAGLYHLARLNDRWFRLDEALVSAFVERWRPETHTFHMSFGECTITLQDVAYQLGLPVDGRYVSGCLSEFHIYIDGGRPPWVWFQELLGVIPPPSQVQKYAVNCSWFQETFGECPEDADDDTVRRYVRAYIMMLLGTQLFADKSGNRIHIRWLPYVARLEELGTYSWGSAALAWLYRCMCRVANRHVVKLAGPLQLLQSWIFWRFPQFRPAGYETFSWPLASRYYTGPILFQYDLENCVYVNTLLHNVNTDISICNSCVWCRWAGYNPSGSEKGPRVRSWRLRIDRLQSREFIWMPYSSPDVLQVLHPEVLEPRHMAVWRSVTALIYFAVIEWHQIDRVLPQFGGVQAPPRPALNIDFLMSKDGRGGDRWFPSSMPKWHAYWDARHDSVLRFEIVADPGPSHQFLQWWSHAS